In the genome of Chroococcidiopsis sp. TS-821, the window AGTGCAGCAAGTGGAGTACTGCACAATGTTCCCTACAGCTTTGCTACGCGGTTTGAGAATCAATCAGGAACCAATCCAGAAGAACTCATTGCTGCGGCTCATGCAGCGTGCTACAGCATGGCACTGACGCTAACGCTCAACGAAAAAGGATACCAGCCGCAACAGGTTCAAACCCAGGCTACGTGCACTATTGAATCTCAGGATGGAGGCTTCAAAATCGCGAAGATGCGTTTAGAAACACAAGGTCAGATATCAGGTATTGATGCTGAAACATTTAATCAGATTGCGCGCGAAGCTGAACAGATTTGTCCTGTTTCTAATGCATTACGAGGTAATGTAGCGATCGACTTAGAAGCTTCTTTGAAATAAAATTAGCTGTTGATAGAAATAAGTCTTGATACTGTCTAAGGATGTGCCCCAATGATTGAGCTTCCTATTTACAGAGTTTGAGTGTTTCTCTTACCAGACAGCCATCTAATTACTGATTTTAAGTTACCAAGTAAAAATTTTGCATACTTTCAAGCGATCGCACCTTTTGCATCAATAGGAGT includes:
- a CDS encoding OsmC family protein, with the protein product MPALQRTASATWNGTVKEGQGQISAASGVLHNVPYSFATRFENQSGTNPEELIAAAHAACYSMALTLTLNEKGYQPQQVQTQATCTIESQDGGFKIAKMRLETQGQISGIDAETFNQIAREAEQICPVSNALRGNVAIDLEASLK